Within the Prochlorococcus sp. MIT 1300 genome, the region GCATGGGAAACTCTAAAAGGAGAGCTAGAGGGTAAAAGCTGGATAACTGATAATGAAAGAGTTGAGGTTTTGAATAAAGCCACTGAAGTGATTAATTATTGGCAAGAGGAGGGCAAAGGGAAAGGGCTTGAAGAGGCAAAGCTTAAATTTCCAGACGTGACTTTCTGCGGGACTGCTTAGATACAGCCGCCACCTAGCTTTCTATATATTGGCGAGCTGTTGAATGTTCTATAACGCATCTTTCTCAAATAAATCTGCCGCTTCGATAGTCGCTTTTACATTAAATAAGTCTTGTGCAATTTCTTTTCTTATAGTGAAATTATTTATTCCTTGATGAGAAAGTCTGGTTATTTCTGACTTGTTTCTAATGCTGGCTACAAGTAGCTGACAATTGCTTTCGGATTCTTTTAAAATTTTTTGCATTGATATGAGTTCTTTTTCGCCGTCTTTTCCATGATCATTAATTCGGCCTAAGTAAGCAGCTATATAGCTTGCTCCTAATGCAGATGCTATTAGTGCTTGCTCTGCTTCAAAGCAGGCAGTTAAGGTCACTGCAATAT harbors:
- a CDS encoding transaldolase family protein, whose protein sequence is MGLKLFLDSADRTAWAECLPLGLFSGITTNPSLLKASKESSEIINFRRFVKEAEQLGIKELHIQAWGETATKIIDCGFALAQLATPSIKVFIKIPITKNGTKAAKILIASNIAVTLTACFEAEQALIASALGASYIAAYLGRINDHGKDGEKELISMQKILKESESNCQLLVASIRNKSEITRLSHQGINNFTIRKEIAQDLFNVKATIEAADLFEKDAL